The following coding sequences lie in one Arthrobacter sp. SLBN-122 genomic window:
- a CDS encoding DUF4241 domain-containing protein has protein sequence MDMADFYALQQLTAPLSTGRQGKLTVHDLGHLRLPSGKLGACDPFTSLEYPLVVRLTPGDYPVRVTVADVSPEQDGSHLREAYLSLVLSDAESVTVEAAPGPEGPPPPGHYFTVGVDAGTVAFVDAEAVLRCMPDPTTWYEELFDSDDPDSWFSLMDADGLYPAGTANIVMPLAPNGENVVLSHSGWGDGEYWLLQTKDAQGNLTGVHIDLAVAGKFDEEPGRKEPFPSAGVTDPKPQRKSWLAKLLGR, from the coding sequence ATGGATATGGCCGACTTCTACGCCCTTCAGCAACTGACGGCGCCTCTCAGTACCGGAAGGCAAGGCAAACTGACCGTTCACGACCTAGGCCACCTGCGGCTGCCGTCGGGGAAGCTCGGTGCCTGCGATCCCTTCACGAGCCTCGAATACCCCCTGGTCGTCCGCCTCACTCCCGGAGACTACCCAGTTCGCGTCACGGTGGCTGATGTTTCACCCGAACAGGACGGGTCACACCTGCGGGAGGCGTACCTCTCGCTCGTGCTCTCAGACGCAGAGTCAGTAACCGTCGAGGCTGCCCCCGGCCCGGAAGGTCCGCCTCCTCCCGGCCACTACTTCACGGTGGGAGTTGATGCCGGCACCGTGGCCTTCGTTGACGCCGAAGCCGTACTGCGCTGCATGCCCGACCCAACAACGTGGTACGAGGAGTTGTTCGACTCGGATGATCCCGACTCCTGGTTCAGCCTGATGGACGCTGACGGACTATACCCCGCCGGGACCGCAAACATTGTCATGCCGTTGGCGCCGAACGGCGAAAATGTCGTGCTCTCGCACTCCGGCTGGGGCGACGGCGAGTACTGGCTGCTCCAAACGAAAGACGCCCAAGGCAATCTGACTGGTGTCCACATCGACCTCGCGGTCGCTGGGAAGTTTGACGAGGAACCAGGCAGGAAGGAGCCTTTCCCATCAGCTGGTGTGACCGATCCTAAGCCACAGAGAAAGAGCTGGCTGGCCAAGCTATTGGGGCGATAG
- a CDS encoding ABC transporter ATP-binding protein — MTLGDAAEPLVHIQDFRMVFGDTTVIRDLSFDVRAGETFGFLGSNGSGKTTTLRALLGIYRPTAGTLHIGGKTFEPRDGARLGYLPEERGLYKKEAVLDVMVYFGRLKGLSKAAAKSWSESYLERVGIPEKAKTRLDKLSGGQQQKVQFGVTIMNNPELLILDEPTKGFDPVNRRLLMDIIDEHRRGGATVIMVTHQMEEVERLCDRVILLKDGVARAYGTVEEVQEEFGGTVYRVTYDGVLPASHLFDVVSDDDGRAELAPRQGASEEKVLRELVQAGAAIRSFTPARISLDEIFIKVYGEHQAED, encoded by the coding sequence ATGACGTTGGGGGACGCGGCTGAGCCGCTTGTACACATTCAGGATTTCCGGATGGTCTTCGGGGACACCACAGTCATCCGGGATCTGTCCTTCGATGTCCGGGCGGGGGAGACGTTCGGGTTCCTGGGCAGCAACGGGTCGGGGAAGACCACGACGCTGCGGGCCCTGCTGGGCATTTACCGGCCCACCGCCGGGACCCTGCACATCGGCGGGAAAACCTTCGAACCCCGCGACGGCGCACGCCTTGGATACCTCCCCGAGGAACGCGGCCTGTACAAGAAGGAAGCCGTCCTGGACGTGATGGTCTACTTCGGCCGGCTCAAGGGCCTGTCCAAGGCCGCGGCCAAGAGTTGGTCGGAGTCCTATTTGGAGCGGGTCGGCATCCCGGAGAAGGCCAAGACCCGGCTGGACAAGCTCTCCGGCGGCCAGCAGCAGAAAGTCCAGTTCGGCGTGACCATCATGAACAACCCGGAGCTGCTGATCCTGGACGAGCCGACGAAGGGCTTTGACCCGGTGAACCGGCGGCTGCTGATGGACATCATCGACGAGCACCGGCGGGGCGGGGCGACCGTCATCATGGTCACCCACCAGATGGAGGAAGTCGAGCGGCTCTGTGACCGGGTGATCCTGCTCAAGGACGGTGTCGCCCGCGCCTACGGCACGGTTGAGGAGGTCCAGGAGGAGTTTGGCGGCACTGTCTACCGGGTCACCTATGACGGTGTCCTGCCGGCCTCGCACCTGTTCGACGTCGTCTCCGATGATGATGGCCGGGCCGAGCTGGCCCCGCGGCAGGGGGCGTCCGAGGAGAAAGTCCTGCGCGAGCTCGTGCAGGCCGGGGCCGCGATCCGGTCCTTCACCCCGGCACGAATCTCACTGGATGAAATATTCATCAAGGTCTACGGCGAACACCAGGCAGAGGACTAG
- a CDS encoding suppressor of fused domain protein has translation MAHLVEHFERYLGTISEGWSKDADGNPQHAQVVKFADGPLDGVTAYSTLGLSRHELALPGKAPVRMELLILVRRGHFERYVPSIMQQLVQEVIHEGRAPLRGEVMGPRGALDPDTGLEAFYFGVPVYQPEAFATCEDSEGPIVISWLVPLFPAEASFVATRGWPALEDLLIQNDPDVTDWRRPPLPVHSP, from the coding sequence ATGGCACACCTCGTGGAGCATTTTGAACGCTATTTGGGCACCATCTCCGAAGGTTGGTCCAAAGATGCCGACGGAAACCCCCAGCACGCGCAGGTCGTCAAATTTGCTGACGGCCCCCTTGACGGTGTGACCGCCTACTCCACCCTGGGTTTGAGCCGGCATGAACTGGCCTTGCCAGGCAAGGCGCCAGTCCGGATGGAACTCTTGATCTTGGTCCGCCGCGGCCATTTTGAACGGTACGTTCCGTCGATCATGCAGCAGCTCGTGCAGGAAGTGATCCACGAGGGCCGGGCTCCCCTTCGAGGAGAAGTCATGGGCCCCAGGGGAGCGCTGGATCCTGACACCGGCCTTGAAGCCTTCTACTTCGGTGTTCCGGTTTACCAGCCAGAAGCGTTCGCGACATGCGAGGATTCTGAGGGTCCGATCGTCATCTCCTGGCTCGTGCCGCTCTTTCCTGCTGAAGCTTCCTTTGTCGCGACGCGTGGCTGGCCGGCCCTGGAGGACCTCCTCATCCAAAATGATCCGGATGTTACTGACTGGCGTCGACCTCCGCTGCCGGTGCACAGCCCATAG
- a CDS encoding DUF4259 domain-containing protein, giving the protein MMGAWGYLPFENDDALDWLEELEAGGADVVRSALAKGGDRYVEAPAGAIALAAAEVTAATQGNPLGDLAENITDWVTAHGAEITAEDVEMALESVERVAGEKSELAELWDDADEPEWRESLGDFTERLRTALR; this is encoded by the coding sequence ATGATGGGCGCATGGGGCTACTTGCCGTTCGAGAATGACGACGCGCTGGACTGGCTGGAGGAGCTCGAAGCCGGCGGCGCGGACGTCGTTCGGTCAGCATTGGCGAAGGGCGGCGACAGGTACGTTGAGGCTCCGGCCGGCGCAATTGCCCTTGCCGCTGCAGAGGTCACCGCTGCCACCCAAGGAAACCCGCTCGGGGACCTGGCAGAGAATATCACCGACTGGGTGACCGCCCATGGAGCAGAAATCACCGCAGAGGACGTGGAGATGGCCCTTGAGTCCGTCGAACGCGTGGCAGGGGAGAAGTCCGAGCTTGCCGAGCTGTGGGATGACGCCGACGAACCGGAATGGCGGGAATCCCTCGGCGACTTCACGGAGCGGCTAAGGACCGCGCTGCGGTAG
- a CDS encoding histone-like nucleoid-structuring protein Lsr2, producing the protein MATRTVIELIDDLDGSAATEIIHFGLDGTDYVIDLAGPNADELRGLLAHFVDAGRKTGATKHAPSVRLLPPAANTKAVSAWAAENGIEVNARGRIKGDVVQRYQTRLS; encoded by the coding sequence ATGGCTACACGCACAGTGATTGAACTCATTGATGACCTCGACGGATCAGCGGCGACTGAAATTATCCACTTTGGGTTAGACGGCACTGACTACGTAATCGACCTTGCAGGACCAAACGCTGACGAGCTACGCGGACTGTTGGCCCACTTCGTGGACGCGGGCCGCAAGACGGGCGCCACGAAGCATGCCCCTTCTGTCCGTCTCCTCCCGCCGGCGGCCAACACAAAGGCCGTCAGTGCTTGGGCAGCAGAGAACGGCATCGAGGTGAACGCACGCGGACGCATCAAGGGTGACGTCGTACAGCGCTACCAGACCAGGTTGAGCTGA
- a CDS encoding endonuclease NucS domain-containing protein produces MTAAWVVRQGRGGQFADEMIRNGYIGVDFIGDYDIRPHLGGGAEVFRGAMNDIYQEMYPEKTRVSVGLAMGNLWAASEGIAVGDLVLAPKPDRTYQYGTVAGGYEYHPGTDLPHRRPVDWKGSINRDDMSPTLASTAAVPMTVFQLEAHAAELATLTQLAEPGQPVVQAIASEVQEQLAFQMEKQLEDFLVHNWANTSLGREYDIYEEDGQPVGRQYPSDTGPMDILAISKDRTRLLVVELKRGRASDAVVGQIQRYMGFVHTELLEPGQSVEGVIIAQEDDLRIQRALSMTSNIRFMKYRVEFHLDEAE; encoded by the coding sequence ATGACAGCAGCATGGGTGGTCCGGCAGGGCCGCGGCGGACAGTTTGCCGACGAGATGATCCGTAACGGGTACATCGGCGTGGACTTCATCGGGGACTATGACATCCGGCCGCACCTGGGCGGGGGAGCGGAGGTATTCCGCGGAGCCATGAATGACATCTACCAGGAGATGTACCCGGAGAAGACCCGGGTATCGGTCGGCTTGGCCATGGGCAACCTGTGGGCCGCCTCCGAGGGCATCGCTGTCGGCGACCTGGTCCTGGCACCCAAGCCGGACCGGACCTACCAGTACGGGACGGTGGCCGGCGGGTACGAATACCACCCCGGCACCGACCTTCCGCACCGGCGGCCCGTGGACTGGAAAGGCTCGATCAACCGGGACGACATGAGCCCGACCTTGGCCTCCACGGCCGCGGTCCCGATGACAGTGTTCCAGCTCGAGGCCCACGCCGCCGAGCTGGCCACCCTCACACAGCTTGCCGAACCTGGGCAGCCGGTAGTGCAGGCGATCGCGTCCGAGGTGCAGGAGCAGCTGGCCTTTCAGATGGAAAAGCAGCTCGAAGACTTCCTGGTGCACAATTGGGCCAACACCTCCCTGGGCCGCGAGTACGACATTTACGAAGAGGACGGGCAGCCCGTCGGCCGGCAGTACCCCTCCGACACCGGCCCCATGGACATCCTGGCCATCAGCAAGGACCGGACCCGGCTCCTCGTCGTGGAGTTGAAGAGGGGAAGGGCCAGCGATGCCGTTGTCGGCCAGATCCAGCGCTACATGGGCTTCGTCCACACCGAGCTGCTCGAACCCGGCCAGAGCGTGGAAGGCGTCATCATCGCCCAGGAAGACGACCTGCGGATCCAGCGGGCCCTGTCGATGACCAGCAACATCCGGTTCATGAAGTACCGCGTGGAATTCCACCTAGACGAAGCGGAGTGA
- a CDS encoding ABC transporter permease encodes MAQHNLGTVVAFEFVRTIKKRGFAIATLAIPILLIVVFALVFASNASSKDSAEAQKSARFAFTYSDASGIIMAPGAKAAGGTYTDNPAAAIEAVKNGSSEAYFQFPADPTREAVKVYGADKGMFENGKYEAVAKQLLEASAQYAVGSPQLTAALTGKVKFDSETFKDGHTAAGIGGVIPPLLFLVVFYISMILLSNQMLNSTLEEKENRVTEMILTTLNPTTLITGKIISLFMVGLVQIMVFLAPVGLAYLFFRDSLALPAMSLSSLVFEPGPMLTGALLLLGGFTVFTGTLVAIGAIMPTAKEAGTIFGPLMAMMFIPFYTFSLVISNPEALIVQIFTYFPLTAPVTALLRNGFGTLSPYEAGIVIVELFVVGIAILRLAVHLFRYGSIEYGRKLNIAATFRRSELAGK; translated from the coding sequence ATGGCACAGCACAACCTCGGCACCGTCGTCGCCTTCGAATTCGTCCGCACCATCAAGAAGCGCGGCTTCGCCATCGCCACCCTGGCGATCCCAATCCTGCTCATCGTCGTCTTCGCCCTCGTGTTCGCATCCAATGCCAGCAGTAAGGACAGCGCCGAGGCCCAGAAGAGCGCCCGCTTCGCCTTCACGTACAGCGACGCCTCCGGGATCATCATGGCCCCCGGCGCCAAGGCCGCCGGCGGGACCTACACCGACAACCCGGCCGCCGCCATCGAAGCGGTGAAGAATGGCTCCAGCGAGGCCTACTTCCAGTTCCCGGCCGACCCCACCAGGGAGGCGGTGAAGGTCTACGGGGCGGACAAGGGCATGTTCGAGAACGGCAAGTACGAGGCGGTGGCCAAGCAGCTGCTGGAGGCATCGGCCCAGTACGCGGTCGGCTCACCCCAGCTGACGGCAGCCCTGACCGGCAAGGTGAAGTTCGACTCCGAGACGTTCAAGGACGGCCACACCGCCGCAGGGATCGGGGGAGTGATCCCGCCCCTGCTGTTCCTGGTCGTCTTTTATATCTCGATGATCCTGCTCTCGAACCAGATGCTGAACTCCACCCTGGAGGAGAAGGAGAACCGTGTCACCGAGATGATCCTGACGACCCTGAACCCAACCACCCTGATCACCGGCAAGATCATCTCCCTGTTTATGGTCGGGCTGGTGCAGATCATGGTGTTCCTGGCGCCGGTCGGGCTGGCCTACCTGTTCTTCCGCGACTCCCTGGCCCTGCCGGCCATGAGTCTGTCCTCCCTGGTCTTCGAACCCGGGCCTATGCTCACCGGGGCCCTGCTCCTGTTGGGCGGGTTCACGGTTTTCACCGGCACCCTCGTGGCCATCGGCGCGATCATGCCCACCGCCAAGGAAGCGGGGACCATCTTCGGGCCGCTCATGGCCATGATGTTCATCCCCTTCTACACATTCAGCCTGGTCATCTCCAACCCCGAAGCCCTCATCGTGCAGATCTTCACCTACTTTCCGCTGACCGCACCGGTCACCGCACTGCTCCGGAACGGCTTCGGTACCCTCAGCCCCTACGAGGCCGGCATCGTCATCGTCGAGCTCTTCGTCGTCGGCATCGCCATCCTGCGCCTGGCCGTCCACCTGTTCCGCTACGGCTCCATCGAGTACGGGCGGAAGCTCAACATCGCCGCCACGTTCCGCCGCAGCGAACTGGCTGGCAAGTGA
- a CDS encoding YobI family P-loop NTPase, whose protein sequence is MNAEVPELHPLAPEYNERQHGAYVSVLRHAIEKQPTVRNIALSGTYGTGKSSILGEFSRQLGNRVLEVSLLTLGIEPDNPPQTGIDTNPAANTTTNRIQKEIVKQLLYQQRPAAAPESRFRRITRFRWWREMAWALLAGLLGLVALIAVGLDISALPDVGRAVEPLPGWLRTLGIYMAIPLLVAIAVLVARLFIHGRLGVEKVSAGPATITLPPRSSSYFDEYLDEIIYFFETNKACDILIIEDLDRFNDPRIFEALRALNSLLNSAKQLGGRNIRFIYAVKDSVFESLGREARDVTDEARAELKRANRTKFFELVVPVVPFITHKNARDLMHDLLTTRGHSISKDVIDLAARHVADMRLIHNIVNEYEVFEHRLLKVENPVPELDEDRLFAMILFKNAHMADFEAIRLGTSSLDKLYDSWRALVTHNLQSIRNNNEKLRVRVQTQQGAEERASFLATRLQDVIDSLAKARGSSLVNGTITVDNQTLDKAGASKPAFWKKLAAGESTLSLTVRDYYNHAAQMILSSDAVKTLIGQDIDVEPFSASAVASDQRTIEQGQLNAGFLRRHTWKQLIERPEFRHSAFEGDASLSFRGIAEVLMPSRLAVDLVIGGYITPYFTLHVSSFYGQLIRPDAMTYILRCVDRGVADADYPLDSEDVEAIIRDQGPSVLNERSMFNISVLDHLLVQRPGDAATLAKNLASGGETESKFIDHYLSAGTYKAAFAGQLAPFLLTIFTLLAAHPALDAAEKATTIDAAAGARRANTQYDNSQQLQTFVESAYMQFPALVDGVSTTTPKELVAFVVAVGAQLGSVSALSDAACAELAETTAYKVSAENLERISKTNNIALDRLRKLGKTIYLHALANIDDYKSAHADSPTTTYVVEDPESFVAILNEHVEWREADYAFIVSKAHPDCRVVDLEDVPNGAWPALVGGRRTTMTYRNVAAYVQWQGDVDAHLAKSLEAVSEILETDGAELQERTELALSILNASKALPNPDHRLELARSLETDELPTASIEPDPGNFIGNLIEAGLIADDAEAFQHRLMTDWPTLEHAISKSSQYPELLSPETLAPEHIAPLLLSENIGEDLRRLVVNGLRTFPKVPRDAYEAVAQEALHGRLRLNASGIELVLTGGVRASIVVRLLADAIDRLTVDQLQESLRKLGDPYSRIADRGHSVTRLSDTPEHRKILQALHGGGIVSKFPVGADSRIKVTLRRP, encoded by the coding sequence ATGAACGCTGAAGTTCCTGAGTTGCACCCTCTGGCTCCGGAATACAACGAACGGCAGCACGGTGCATACGTCTCGGTTCTTCGCCATGCCATTGAAAAGCAACCCACTGTGCGAAACATCGCCCTCTCTGGAACGTATGGCACCGGAAAGAGCAGCATTCTAGGAGAGTTCAGCCGCCAACTCGGCAATCGAGTTCTGGAGGTGTCTCTGCTGACACTTGGCATAGAGCCGGATAACCCGCCGCAGACCGGCATCGACACCAATCCCGCTGCAAATACCACCACAAACCGTATTCAGAAAGAAATCGTCAAGCAGCTTCTGTATCAACAGCGCCCAGCAGCTGCACCGGAGTCTCGCTTTCGACGCATTACGCGGTTCCGGTGGTGGCGCGAGATGGCATGGGCCCTTCTGGCGGGTCTCCTCGGTCTTGTTGCTTTGATTGCCGTTGGCCTCGATATTTCAGCCCTACCTGATGTTGGTCGGGCCGTGGAACCGCTCCCAGGCTGGCTGCGGACCCTAGGAATATATATGGCCATTCCGCTGCTTGTTGCAATAGCCGTGCTCGTCGCGAGGTTGTTCATTCACGGCAGGTTAGGCGTTGAGAAGGTAAGCGCTGGCCCAGCGACGATTACGTTGCCGCCACGCTCCTCGAGCTACTTTGACGAGTATCTCGACGAGATCATCTACTTCTTCGAAACTAATAAAGCGTGCGACATCCTGATTATCGAAGATCTTGACCGGTTCAACGACCCCAGAATTTTCGAGGCCCTCCGTGCCCTCAACAGCCTGCTGAACTCGGCGAAGCAGTTGGGCGGAAGGAACATACGCTTTATCTACGCCGTCAAGGACAGCGTCTTTGAAAGTCTTGGCCGCGAAGCCCGTGATGTCACGGACGAAGCGCGCGCAGAACTGAAGAGAGCTAACCGAACAAAATTCTTCGAGCTCGTCGTCCCGGTCGTCCCCTTCATCACCCACAAGAACGCCCGAGATCTCATGCATGACCTCCTGACAACTCGGGGTCACAGCATCTCAAAAGACGTGATCGATCTTGCCGCCCGCCACGTCGCAGACATGCGGCTCATTCACAATATCGTCAATGAATACGAAGTCTTCGAACACCGGCTCCTCAAAGTTGAGAACCCCGTGCCAGAGCTTGACGAGGATCGATTGTTCGCCATGATCCTCTTCAAGAACGCCCACATGGCTGATTTCGAAGCCATACGGCTCGGCACATCTTCCCTCGACAAGCTGTATGACTCGTGGCGTGCGCTCGTGACCCATAACCTGCAGAGCATTCGAAACAACAATGAGAAGCTGCGCGTTCGTGTCCAAACCCAACAAGGAGCAGAGGAAAGGGCGTCGTTCTTAGCAACACGACTACAGGACGTCATCGACAGTCTGGCCAAAGCCAGGGGTTCCAGTCTGGTAAACGGGACAATTACGGTCGATAACCAGACTCTCGACAAGGCGGGTGCTTCGAAGCCTGCATTCTGGAAGAAGCTCGCGGCCGGCGAATCCACACTCTCGCTCACCGTTAGGGATTACTACAATCACGCCGCCCAGATGATCCTTTCCTCCGACGCGGTGAAGACGCTCATCGGTCAGGACATTGACGTAGAACCCTTCTCCGCCTCAGCTGTCGCTAGTGATCAGAGAACAATTGAACAGGGACAGCTGAATGCTGGGTTCCTCCGCCGTCACACATGGAAGCAGCTCATCGAACGGCCCGAGTTCAGACACTCGGCATTCGAAGGGGACGCCTCGCTTAGTTTCCGTGGCATAGCCGAAGTCCTGATGCCCTCGCGACTCGCAGTTGACCTTGTGATCGGAGGTTACATCACCCCGTACTTCACCCTCCACGTTTCCTCGTTCTACGGGCAGCTGATCCGGCCCGATGCCATGACCTACATCCTGCGATGCGTAGACCGCGGAGTGGCAGACGCCGACTACCCTCTGGACAGTGAAGACGTCGAAGCGATCATCCGGGACCAAGGCCCATCGGTCCTTAATGAGCGGAGCATGTTCAACATCTCGGTACTCGACCATCTACTTGTCCAGCGCCCAGGGGACGCAGCCACCTTGGCTAAAAACTTGGCCTCTGGAGGTGAGACTGAGAGCAAGTTCATCGACCACTATCTGAGCGCAGGGACGTACAAAGCAGCGTTCGCTGGGCAATTGGCCCCCTTCCTGCTCACGATCTTCACCCTCCTTGCTGCACACCCCGCCCTCGATGCAGCTGAAAAGGCGACAACGATTGACGCCGCTGCCGGAGCGCGTCGGGCCAACACCCAGTACGACAACTCCCAGCAACTACAGACGTTCGTGGAATCCGCTTACATGCAGTTCCCGGCCCTCGTCGACGGCGTAAGCACTACAACTCCCAAAGAGTTGGTGGCCTTCGTAGTTGCAGTCGGTGCTCAGCTGGGCAGTGTAAGTGCCCTTTCTGACGCCGCCTGCGCAGAACTGGCCGAGACAACCGCTTACAAAGTGTCAGCGGAAAATCTGGAACGCATTAGCAAGACGAACAACATCGCCTTGGACCGGCTCAGGAAACTTGGCAAGACCATTTACCTCCATGCCTTAGCGAACATTGACGACTACAAGTCTGCCCATGCCGACTCGCCTACGACTACCTACGTCGTGGAGGACCCGGAAAGCTTCGTAGCCATACTGAACGAACACGTGGAATGGCGGGAAGCCGACTACGCCTTCATCGTCTCCAAAGCACACCCGGATTGTCGAGTCGTTGACCTTGAGGATGTGCCGAACGGAGCTTGGCCCGCGCTCGTCGGAGGCCGACGGACCACGATGACATATCGGAACGTCGCGGCCTATGTTCAGTGGCAAGGGGACGTCGACGCCCATCTCGCCAAGTCCCTGGAAGCTGTATCAGAGATTTTGGAGACCGACGGTGCCGAACTTCAGGAAAGAACAGAGCTGGCGCTCTCTATATTGAACGCGTCAAAAGCTCTGCCGAATCCTGACCACCGCCTCGAATTGGCAAGATCATTGGAAACTGATGAGCTGCCGACTGCATCCATTGAGCCCGACCCCGGCAACTTCATTGGAAACCTGATCGAAGCAGGTCTCATCGCTGACGATGCAGAGGCATTTCAGCACAGGCTGATGACGGATTGGCCTACCCTGGAACACGCGATAAGTAAGTCGAGCCAGTACCCCGAATTACTGTCACCAGAGACTTTGGCCCCCGAACATATAGCTCCGCTCTTGCTCAGCGAGAACATCGGCGAAGACCTTCGGCGGTTAGTTGTTAATGGGCTGCGAACCTTTCCAAAGGTGCCGAGGGACGCCTACGAAGCCGTCGCTCAGGAGGCCCTTCACGGACGTCTTAGATTAAATGCATCAGGAATCGAACTCGTGCTCACCGGCGGCGTACGCGCATCCATCGTGGTAAGACTGCTGGCAGATGCAATCGACCGACTCACGGTCGATCAACTGCAGGAATCACTCCGCAAGCTGGGCGATCCTTACTCCCGTATTGCCGATAGGGGCCACTCCGTGACCCGGCTCTCCGATACGCCGGAGCACCGAAAAATCCTGCAAGCCCTTCATGGCGGTGGAATCGTTTCTAAGTTCCCCGTAGGTGCAGACTCCAGGATCAAGGTGACCCTGAGGCGACCATAG
- a CDS encoding helix-turn-helix domain-containing protein translates to MIDVPETKPRFMTPTQAAEELNVKPNQIHAMIKAGELRAIQVGGRGYLAR, encoded by the coding sequence GTGATTGACGTACCCGAAACGAAGCCCCGCTTCATGACCCCCACCCAGGCTGCCGAAGAGCTGAATGTGAAGCCGAACCAGATCCACGCCATGATCAAGGCGGGGGAGCTTCGGGCTATTCAAGTTGGGGGCAGGGGTTATCTTGCCCGCTAA
- a CDS encoding PspA/IM30 family protein: MKQSIFARVAQLAKANLNALLDNAEDPQKMLDQMVRDYSENIREAEAAVATTIGNLRMAEDDYNRAMNDANTWGSKAIAASKKADEFRAAGNPVDADKFDNLAKVAIRRQMTAETTAKAQEPSLTAQNEVVDKLKQGLDQMRGKLGELTAKRNELVNRARVAATQTQVNDALKALDAGDPTSAIGRYEENIRRKEATVRGQQELAASPLDAQFASLEDLGEQTEVEARLAALKSMDRKAIDY; the protein is encoded by the coding sequence GTGAAGCAGAGTATTTTCGCCCGCGTTGCCCAGCTCGCCAAGGCCAACCTGAACGCCCTCCTGGACAACGCGGAAGACCCGCAAAAGATGCTGGACCAGATGGTCCGCGACTACTCCGAGAACATCCGTGAAGCCGAAGCGGCCGTGGCCACCACGATCGGCAACTTGCGGATGGCTGAAGATGACTACAACCGTGCCATGAACGACGCCAACACCTGGGGCAGCAAGGCCATCGCCGCCTCGAAGAAGGCTGATGAGTTCCGTGCCGCCGGGAATCCCGTGGACGCCGACAAGTTCGACAACCTGGCCAAAGTCGCCATCAGACGGCAAATGACCGCCGAAACCACCGCCAAGGCCCAGGAACCTTCCCTGACGGCCCAGAACGAGGTCGTGGACAAGCTCAAGCAGGGCCTGGACCAGATGCGGGGCAAGCTTGGCGAGCTGACGGCCAAGCGCAACGAGCTCGTCAACCGGGCCCGTGTCGCTGCCACCCAGACTCAGGTCAACGACGCCCTCAAGGCATTGGACGCCGGAGACCCCACCTCGGCCATCGGCCGGTACGAGGAGAACATCCGCCGGAAGGAGGCCACCGTCCGTGGCCAGCAGGAACTCGCCGCCTCACCCCTGGACGCCCAGTTCGCCTCCCTGGAAGACCTCGGAGAGCAGACCGAAGTGGAAGCCCGGCTCGCCGCGCTGAAGTCCATGGACCGGAAAGCCATCGACTACTAG
- a CDS encoding helix-turn-helix domain-containing protein encodes MTAEPNQPRFLTMAQVADELNVKQSLVQGLIRTGELRAFQVGGRGMWRIGRRDVEDYIDQAYRRTAERIAAGELEDGTEAEEA; translated from the coding sequence GTGACTGCTGAACCAAACCAGCCCCGTTTCCTGACCATGGCGCAGGTCGCCGACGAATTGAACGTGAAGCAAAGCCTCGTTCAAGGTCTCATCAGGACGGGGGAGTTGCGTGCTTTTCAGGTCGGTGGCCGCGGCATGTGGCGCATCGGCCGCCGGGACGTCGAGGACTACATCGACCAGGCCTACCGGCGCACAGCTGAGCGGATTGCCGCTGGCGAGCTCGAAGATGGCACGGAGGCTGAGGAGGCGTAG